The Gossypium hirsutum isolate 1008001.06 chromosome D06, Gossypium_hirsutum_v2.1, whole genome shotgun sequence genome contains the following window.
ccttggtagcacagttgaatttggagctagctcaacttgatgttaagacggctttcttgcatagtgagttagaagaggagatctatatgactcagccagaaggatacacagatgctggtggtagaaattgggtttgtaagcttaacaaatcactatatggattgaagcaatccccgaggcagtggtacaagcgatttgatagctttatgagaaggcagaagtacccaagaagcaaatatgacaattgtgtatatttgcagaagctgcatgacggatctttcatttatctactcttgtatgttgatgatatgttaatcgcttcgaagagccaaaatgagatagataagctgaaggctcagttgaatcaagagttcgagatgaaagatctaggtgaggccaagaagattctcggcatggagataagtagagatagaccgagaggcaagctctgtttaaatcagaagcaatatctgaaaaaggtattacaatgttttggtgtaaatgaaaacacaaaacatgtaagtaccccacttgcttctcatttgaaacttagtgctcaattatctccgaagactgaagatgaaagagaatatatggcgaaagtcccatatgctaatgcagttgggagtttgatgtatgcgatggtgtgtacgaggcctgacatttcacaagctgttggagttgtgagcaggtatatgcatgatcctggaaaaggacattggcaagctgtgaaatggattctacggtatcttcgaaaaaccgtagatgttggtttaatttttgaacaggatgaagcacttggtcagtttgtagttggatatgttaaTTCCGACTTTgatggtgatttagataaacgtcgttcaactacggggtatctgtttactcttgcgaaagccccagtgagttggaagtctaccttacagtctacagtagctgtgtctactacagaggcagaatatatggcagttacagaagctgttaaggaggctatttggcttaatggattgttgaaagacttaggagttgttcaaagtcacataagtttatattgtgacagtcagagcgctattcatttagcgaaaaatcaagtctatcattcaagaaccaagcatattgacgtaagatatcactttgtgcgggaagtctttgaaaaaggaaaaattctacttcagaagattccgacagcagataatcccgcagatatgatgaccaaggtggtaacaacaatcaagtttaatcattgtttgaacttgattaacatcctgagaatttgagcaccttcaggtgtatggcgctcgagagtgcatttgtaggcactacaaaagatagctttatcgaatttggggagttgaaggaagtgtgtgaagatgtgattatcctaatcaaatcttcaaggtggagattgttaacattaatgggagacaacattaatggcaaacaatacaaagtggtgcaagtttagcaccctaaagttgactttgaaaaagtggcatgggataatttttttttggtccttgagataatgggctatttattgtttggtccttaaacctcaactataaataggccttctcatttctcatttcaattcatcccaaccaatctttctctcttagttttctctcttctcccatttgagaattcttaaggaattctatttgtttgtaatactttggagatagtaaagttatcatctggtgttagtgcccgatgacgtaggtataatttaccgaacctcgttaaatctcttgtgttctttcttgtcctatttttctttcaatatttgagggtataatagtagtatttaattgtgctattaaattactatagaagggacattctgtctaaggaaagacttggtatttaagagatccatgtgatccacctctcttccctgggaattgaactttgtgtgattttttagtacaataatttacacgcttccgaccctattggaacaacacaaATTGGCGTAAACATCGCCACACAAAATCTTTTACTTCCGGAGGTAGCTTTAAATTCTAGATTTGCTACCAAGGACATTCGATAATATGTTTCAAAGTATTAGTAGTCGTTTGCAAAGCTAGAGTAACCCTTTTTTACTGAAATGTCATACCAGAATTTTAAATATTCGTTGATCATCACACAACGCCATTATTCCTTCAATTAAAGATTTATCCTAAGTCGGGCCATCGTCTTGAAAAGAGCTCACTAACTATAATAAATTCCATACCCATTAAAGGAGCCGGTTCCATGAAAAATTTAGCATCATCAGGCAACCATGGATCGTTATATACTTGGATATCAGTACCGTTCTCCAATCTCCATCCGATTCCTTTCACAAGCAAATTCTTGGCAGCAAGAATACTCTTCCATATAAGCGAAGGATTGTTGCAATTGCTTCTTTATCACTTCCTTAGGCCATTGTTGCAAGaagcactacaccaaaacaggctttagcggcgtttttagtggcgtttgtacaaaaaacgctgctaaaaatcgagcattaacTGTGATttccaaaaaacgccgcaaaaaatctAAGCCCAACGGGACCTTTCGAGGCTTTAGCGGCTTTTTTAAAAAGCGTCACTAATGTCCtggtctttagcagcgtttttggagaagcgccgctaatgctcagagatttagcggtgtttttggaaaagcgccgctaatgctcagaacTTTAGAGTCGTTTTTGGAGAAGCGCCGTTAAAACATTTTATCtgattatttactatttaatttgtttataaattaattaaaattcaatttatttttaattgaatatttgttaaaaatggataaatttgaaataatgacacatagaaataatttgaaataaaaaacttagaaaaatatttgttaaatttttttttaaaatactattatttaaaataattttaaaaaattttaggcacatgattgattgatttttaatttatatattaaataatttcatatataattgtaaaagatacgatagtattaattttaaaatatttaattaattatcattatagtttagggtttaatatatatggtttaaggtatatggttaatttagaaTTTAAGGCCGGTTTAGAAGCTACAATTTTAAcgtttatagattatggaattagggattatggattagggattctggtttaagggttgtgatttaagggttaggggttagagattaagagttagagatttaaggtttatggattcaGTGTCAGGttagattttagggtttaaatcaattagtgtgttttaatttatattaaataagatttaggggttaggggttagggattcggtttagggtttagggtttagggtttagataaattagtgtttttaaatttatatattaaataaggtttaggggttagtagttaggggttaggggttagtgGTTAAGAGTTGTGATTTGGGGTTTAAAGACTCggggtcgggttagggtttaaggtttagattaattagtattttttaacttttatattaattaagttcttatataattgtaaaagaggggttaggggttagaggttaaggattaggggttaggggttatggataggtaactatctatttttgataggaccaaattataacaaataaaaatgaaatacaaaaactaaaatcattccacatcgaacatctagcaaaatagttatattttagttagaaagaaatatctctaataaaatggagattagatcgaaaattaataatataaaatcattattaacgtcttaatctttaatagaaatttgatatgtgaggattaattgcttacattggatcattctaacttaataattaattacagccatttaatatttttttcttattaaaaattaagatatttattttgatagtacttagttttttttataaaaatttaatttaaaaaaataaaaaatattttataaaatgacttaactaataatttttaacagataaaataaaagatttttagtaGAGCAAAGTAACtcgttttgtttaaaataaaataatttttaatagataAAAAAACAATAGCGGcgtttcaaaaatcattttaaaagggCGCCATTTTACCCCAAATCCCCCCCCCGGTGAAATCCCTAATCTTCCCATGGCCATACACGTTCCCTTTCTATTCACCAAGTCCTTTTTCCTATTACCCTTTCCCCTCTCCCTTTCTCTCTTTCCTCTTCACCTAACCCTATCAAAGGAACCCAGCTTTCCATCTCGCTACCAGACGACGATGTCTCGAACTCCTTCTTCACCGTTTTCTCTACTCCCCTTCTTCTTCTGCTCTCCAATGGCTATCCCCGCCGCAAACGTTTAACAAAAAACACCTTTTTGTTTATACCCAATGCCAGTATATCCACGCACGTTATGTCTTTTTAATTTGTAACCAAGACTATCAAGGTCCCTGAAGGCTTCGATTATGAGCTTTACAATAGGAACGACATCAACAGGATTTTGGGTCCTAAGGATTCTTCTATCTCTTTCAAGGATTCTGCTTGTAGGTGCTTTTGGTACATGGTTTCCAAGAAGAAATACATCTATACCATTGATGATGACTGCTTTGTAAGCTCAACCCTCGTCTCTTCCCtcttctattttttgtttttgaatttggGTTTTGGTGGGTTTCTCCGAAACAGTCTTCATTTTAAAGATCTGGGTTTGATCTAACTTTTTTAATACTGTTTTACTTTTGGTTTTAAGTCTCGTGTAGAGCTTCACAGGAGACCTTGTATATGACACTTGTTTAATATATTGCTAATTAGTTTAAATTCTTGGTAGATCCCAAAAGATGTAAATTATGTATGATCGCAATCAACTTACTTTTGCTGAATAAAAATGTCGCAAGTTAAAAGTTGTTTATGTTGCCTCTGTTTTCTTCGATATATATAACTTCCGTTCCCTTCTTGAGTCTGTATGGACTTTATAGTTCAGAATTTGTGTGTTAAGAATTGAGTTATTCTCTTGTTTCTAATGTTTGTAGGTTTCTTGTGGTTCTCCTTGTAGCATTCTGCTCATTTGTTGTTATTGGTGGTTTCCTGTTCTTCAACTTTAGGTAATGTATTTGAATATTAATTTACAGATGATTGTGGAAAGTTTATGGTAAATGATATGTTAGTGTAGTGAAGCTTTTTTATGTACAACTTTTGTTGCAAAATCTTTTATGCCTTGattatatttcttaaaaaatttacCTCTTGATGTATGGATGTTTAGATCTTGACTTTGATTTTGGAATTTTGCATTTTGTTTGCTCTTTTGATCACTTTAAAAAGCTGTTTTCTTTAATGTAGTTTCCTATCTTTTATTTGCTATTTGGATCTGCAATTACATAACATCTTTTGATCTGTGTTCCATGTTATGTTTTCAACTCAATTCCTGCTTTGGTTTGTCCAAAATTTAGTCATTTACCAATTTAACATAAGCCTTAGTTGCCTTTCCTCATAATGTTATGAAACATagtgttttcttcttttttattgtcTTTCATGTTTGATTTGTAAATCTTGAAATGTTGGTCAATTTTTGGATGCATATTATGTGTGTCTAATTGCTTTAGAGATGATTTTAGAGCTTATATTGAAGACATATGGCATTTCATTTGgtaagtttaagggctaaaaaaacaaaaaaatttaaatggagAGCTAAAATAACTTTGTTATAAAATTGGAGGGCCCAAAAATCATTAGACCAAATAGAAATCATTGTTACTGCAATTATATAATTGGTTTTGATGCAGAACATATATGTTTCAGCAAGTAAATATTTAGGGATGGGATACTTGTATTTTAAGCCTGAAAAGTCATTAATAGGTTGAATACTGCTtataatttttgttcaattttttcttgaattttggtGAACTCCTTTAGTAATTATTTGGGGCTTGTTATGTTACGAATTGATATTGAGTAGATATGGATATTctctgagatttttttttttttgcatcatAGCCTTTTTTATGATGTTTGCCTTGTGTTTACAAAGattttgtattttgttttctacctagttttttttttttcgtgCTGCCTAATTTGTCGAACTTCTAGCATTAGTGAAGTTTT
Protein-coding sequences here:
- the LOC107901186 gene encoding uncharacterized protein isoform X1: MSFTIGTTSTGFWVLRILLSLSRILLVGAFGTWFPRRNTSIPLMMTALFLVVLLVAFCSFVVIGGFLFFNFRCYWLEFTRSYVRHGGCQRANCTGVQKFHATISR